The sequence AGCTTGCGCCATTGCATAATCCTGCTAATATAACTGGAATTAAAGCATTCCAAAACGTGTTACCAAACGTACCAGCGATTGCGGTATTTGATACAGCTTTCCACCAAACAATGCCAATGAGCTCTTACGTTTACAGTCTTCCTTATGAATATTATAGAGATTTTGGTATTCGTAAATATGGTTTCCATGGTACATCTCATAAATATGTATCAGAGCGTGCGTCAGAAATGCTTGGCAGACCATTAAGTCAACTTCGTTTAATTTCCTGTCACCTTGGAAATGGGGCGAGTATTACAGCGATCGAAGGTGGAAAGTCGATTGATACAACAATGGGCTTTACACCACTAGCTGGTTTAACTATGGGTACACGTTCTGGGGATATTGATCCTGCATTAATTCCATATATTATGGAAAAAACAAATCAAAATGCTGATGAGGTATTAGAAGTCTTAAACAAAAAGAGTGGAATGCTTGCCCTATCAGGTTTCTCTAGTGATTTACGTGACATTGAACAAGCAGCAGCTGAAGGGAACGAACGAGCTGAACTTGCATTAACTGTTTTTGCAAGCCATATCCATAAATATATTGGTTCTTATGCAGCACGTATGTATGGTGTTGATGCAATTATTTTCACAGCTGGTATTGGTGAAAACAGTGACACGATCCGTGCACGTGTATTAAATGGCCTTGAATTTATGGGTGTGTATTGGGATCCATCTCTTAATGAAGTTCGTGGGGATGAACGTTTTATTAGTTACCCACACTCACCGGTTAAAGTAATGATTATTCCTACGGATGAAGAAGTAATGATTGCAAGAGACGTTATGCGCTTAAGCAATAAAGAAACAGCAAAGTCAAACTAATGGATTCATCAAAGACAAAGGGCCAACCCTTTGTCTTTTTGTATGCAAAGAAATTCCGATTGCGAATATGTTATACTGATAAAAAATAAGCGGTATAATTAAATACACATAATCCCTGGATTCGAAAAAAGCTAACTTTGCTTGAGCAAGCCTCTTATTTTTCAAATAGCAGTGAGGTAAGTAGGTTAGCCGATATTTCAAAACTCAAGGAGGGGCAATATGACGTTAACGATTCGGGAACAAAAGGTTCTGCAAGAGATTCGTGAATGGGAAAATCGTATGTACAATTCTGAGGCAAATGATTTTCAACGAACTTACGATAGATATATTGAAAATGCCATCCAACAACTACCCCAAAAGGTGAAAGAACAAGTTTTTTCAAATCTTGATAATTGGTTGTTTCATCTTCATGCAATGATTCAAGGATCTGAAATGCAAATTGATGCAAAGGAGAGAATCATTGCTAGTGGGAGGGTTTTTCTAGAAGATATTCATTCTATAGAAGATCTAAAACAGCTTACGATCGATCAACTACAATACATAGCAGGACAGCAAATT is a genomic window of Niallia sp. XMNu-256 containing:
- a CDS encoding acetate kinase — its product is MAKIIAINAGSSSLKFQLFEMPSEQVITKGLIERIGLDEAVFNITVNGEKQSETTDIPNHDVAVKLLLSKLTDLGIIKSLDEIEGVGHRVVHGGEAFADSVLITDEVLRKIEELSELAPLHNPANITGIKAFQNVLPNVPAIAVFDTAFHQTMPMSSYVYSLPYEYYRDFGIRKYGFHGTSHKYVSERASEMLGRPLSQLRLISCHLGNGASITAIEGGKSIDTTMGFTPLAGLTMGTRSGDIDPALIPYIMEKTNQNADEVLEVLNKKSGMLALSGFSSDLRDIEQAAAEGNERAELALTVFASHIHKYIGSYAARMYGVDAIIFTAGIGENSDTIRARVLNGLEFMGVYWDPSLNEVRGDERFISYPHSPVKVMIIPTDEEVMIARDVMRLSNKETAKSN